The following are encoded in a window of Hemiscyllium ocellatum isolate sHemOce1 chromosome 46, sHemOce1.pat.X.cur, whole genome shotgun sequence genomic DNA:
- the rilpl2 gene encoding RILP-like protein 2 has product MEDELNPTSAFEKDPFTLTAEDVYDMSYVIGRDLFKLSSSEDSRTVSELQYKVIRVLEIFELLVDRQNLTVEKLKIERDNLRKETERLHSELQKATRDSEKPQKNGTDKLVIDVNDPNRPRFTLQELTDVLQERNKLKAQLLVAQEELECYKSGLIPTNEPQSLEKVCGANRESEQTTVKKLFSLKHRKNH; this is encoded by the coding sequence ATGGAGGACGAATTGAACCCCACATCAGCATTTGAGAAAGACCCGTTCACGCTCACAGCTGAAGACGTCTACGATATGTCTTATGTCATTGGCCGCGATTTATTCAAACTCAGTAGCTCAGAAGACAGCCGTACAGTCTCCGAACTGcaatataaggtaatcagagttCTAGAAATATTCGAGTTGCTGGTGGACAGGCAGAACCTAACAGTCGAGAAACTGAAAATTGAACGGGACAACTTGAGGAAGGAAACGGAAAGGCTTCACAGTGAACTCCAAAAGGCAACAAGGGATTCAGAAAAGCCGCAGAAGAATGGAACAGACAAATTGGTGATCGATGTCAATGACCCAAATCGGCCTCGTTTCACACTTCAGGAACTGACGGATGTGTTGCAAGAACGCAATAAACTTAAAGCGCAGCTACTCGTTGCTCAAGAAGAACTGGAGTGCTATAAAAGCGGATTAATCCCTACAAACGAACCACAAAGTCTGGAAAAGGTGTGTGGTGCAAATCGTGAAAGTGAACAAACTACAGTTAAGAAACTGTTTTCTCTTAAACATCGAAAAAATCATTAA